In Tsuneonella amylolytica, one genomic interval encodes:
- the infC gene encoding translation initiation factor IF-3 gives MIQSDKVRVIDENGENLGVMYTREAIEQAADVGLNLVEISPNADPPVAKFLDVGKHRYEAQKKANHARKTQKTQDIKEIKMRPNIDDHDYDVKMRSVNKFIGEGDKVKMTLRFRGREMAHQELGVELLRRVQEDVTEIAKVEAFPRLEGRQMVMVLAPK, from the coding sequence ATGATCCAGTCGGACAAGGTCCGCGTCATCGACGAGAACGGCGAGAACCTCGGCGTGATGTACACTCGCGAGGCGATCGAACAGGCCGCCGACGTCGGCCTCAACCTCGTCGAGATCTCGCCCAACGCCGATCCGCCGGTCGCCAAGTTCCTCGATGTCGGCAAGCACCGCTACGAGGCGCAGAAGAAGGCGAACCACGCGCGCAAGACGCAGAAGACGCAGGACATCAAAGAGATCAAGATGCGTCCCAACATCGACGATCACGATTACGATGTGAAGATGCGCAGCGTGAACAAGTTCATCGGCGAAGGCGACAAGGTCAAGATGACCCTGCGCTTCCGCGGCCGCGAGATGGCGCACCAGGAACTGGGCGTCGAACTGCTCCGCCGGGTACAGGAAGACGTTACTGAGATCGCCAAGGTCGAGGCGTTTCCCCGCCTCGAAGGTCGCCAGATGGTGATGGTGCTCGCACCCAAGTAA